A region of Salvia splendens isolate huo1 chromosome 17, SspV2, whole genome shotgun sequence DNA encodes the following proteins:
- the LOC121774793 gene encoding putative disease resistance protein RGA1, with product MEAVATAGVEVLVQNLINFLKEEYSLLRGLEEDAGKLQETLEMVQAYLSGAETKSITDDAVKMWLRKLEAVAFDAYYVLDELNYHFVYKKARKMDALNPNPKLKNKVLSCFSSCSSSSTRFSRRSKMAHAIKHINADFESVNKKATNLGLQLILANSLPAVADTSDETDSLSLDPIFIGRDDDVPILVDMLTQTHPEEDKPMFSIVALVGMGGMGKTTLTKKVIHHERVKARFGSLLWVHVSQTFDPIILFKKILSTFPSQGGDECQSKEAILRKLQDALKEKTYLLVLDDVWNEDVPKWEDFINSMSGVTSTMGNGIIITTRSQKVASIVNPLQYTLRGLSDDDCWSIIREKAFDGNEEVPPQFEIIGKKIAEACRGLPLAANVVGGVLRRCKSEEEWHSISINCLTDAEGAERIKKILKLSYNYLPSPSLKKCFAYCSIFPKGDWIIKHRVIEQWMAEGFLQPDKRNEMEDVGNKFFNVLLHNSLLQVAWRDEYGNVEGCVMHDLVHDLASSVLSNNNADGSTPIRYMFLEVESSHISKEVAKQLRTLILKSGTSNTTFSDFQCLHNLTLDDDNITELSNSIRELIHLRYLDISNTCIKDLPEWIGELSHLQTLRLSRVSSSQKLANTLKYLVNLRHLYIKDVELPAEIGRLTSLQTLPCFKVGEEKGYHIEELGNLKNLKEKLVITNLERVCDKEEALKANILQKQHLSELQFEWGLDCWGERNDESVLEGLKPHANLKELSIDGYKGIKFPTWLRGEPQGSCLPLHNLIQIKLESCSECEEITLDHLPNLRSLFIRELKSLKCLSKMFFYNHRKLSYLDICYCDMLEALPDGLDTLNSLKGLRIVGCGNLKSMGNPSCGGGENQGILRELRISNCGELMELPRQMLELWGPTIEELELEGLRSLKNLPMLVDCMAKSSTRLTTLIIMGVPKLMPAGSVESWNLGSLKTLMIDVSEEWSRENCVGINETVNGILEGCCNSLEWLILRGVENWEWLPQSIQRLTSLYWLELKNIGIEELPQWFGNLSALKMLDLYGCTKLRCLPSVDAFKPLTKLTMLEIKNCPKLSIDSEWRNHPNLKIKVDGDRI from the coding sequence ATGGAAGCCGTTGCTACCGCAGGCGTCGAGGTTCTTGTCCAAAACCTGATCAACTTTCTCAAGGAAGAGTACTCTCTGCTTCGAGGTCTCGAGGAAGATGCCGGAAAGCTGCAGGAGACTTTGGAGATGGTTCAAGCCTACTTGAGTGGTGCTGAGACGAAATCCATCACTGACGATGCTGTGAAGATGTGGTTGAGGAAACTTGAAGCTGTGGCTTTCGATGCTTATTATGTCTTGGATGAACTCAACTATCATTTTGTCTACAAAAAAGCCAGGAAAATGGACGCACTCAATCCCAATCCCAAGCTGAAGAATAAGGTACTATCATGCTTCTCATcctgtagtagtagtagtactcgCTTTTCACGTCGCTCTAAAATGGCTCATGCCATCAAACATATCAATGCGGATTTTGAGTCTGTGAACAAAAAGGCAACAAATCTTGGCCTTCAACTCATTCTTGCGAATTCACTTCCCGCTGTTGCTGATACTTCTGATGAGACTGATTCGTTGAGTCTTGATCCAATCTTTATTGGAAGAGATGATGATGTGCCTATACTAGTTGACATGCTCACCCAGACCCACCCTGAGGAAGACAAACCAATGTTCTCCATTGTTGCTCTTGTGGGAATGGGGGGTATGGGGAAGACCACGCTCACTAAAAAAGTCATCCATCATGAAAGGGTGAAGGCTCGATTCGGATCACTTCTCTGGGTTCATGTTTCTCAAACCTTTGATCCCATCATTCTTTTCAAAAAAATCCTTTCAACATTCCCTTCACAAGGTGGTGATGAATGTCAGAGTAAGGAAGCTATCCTGAgaaagcttcaagatgctctcAAGGAGAAAACATACCTTCTTGTTCTTGATGATGTATGGAATGAAGATGTTCCAAAGTGGGAAGACTTTATAAATTCCATGTCAGGAGTTACTTCCACCATGGGAAATGGCATTATCATCACTACCAGGAGTCAAAAGGTTGCTTCAATTGTGAACCCACTTCAATACACTTTGAGAGGCTTATCAGATGATGATTGCTGGTCTATAATTAGAGAAAAAGCATTTGATGGAAATGAAGAAGTCCCGCCACAATTTGAGATTATTGGAAAAAAGATTGCGGAGGCATGTCGAGGTTTGCCCTTAGCTGCCAATGTAGTTGGCGGCGTCCTTCGACGATGTAAGTCCGAAGAAGAGTGGCACTCAATCAGTATAAATTGTCTTACAGATGCTGAAGGTGCTgaaagaataaaaaagataCTGAAATTGAGTTATAATTATTTGCCTTCACCATCTCTGAAGAAATGTTTTGCATACTGTTCAATTTTTCCTAAAGGTGATTGGATTATTAAGCATCGGGTAATTGAGCAGTGGATGGCAGAAGGGTTTCTTCAACCAGATAAAAGAAATGAGATGGAAGATGTGGGAAATAAGTTTTTCAACGTTCTTCTACACAACTCTTTGCTTCAAGTTGCATGGCGAGATGAATATGGAAATGTGGAAGGTTGTGTGATGCACGATCTAGTGCATGATCTTGCATCTTCTGTTTTATCTAATAATAATGCGGATGGCAGCACCCCCATCCGATACATGTTTCTTGAAGTAGAATCAAGTCATATTTCGAAAGAAGTGGCCAAGCAATTGCGTACATTAATCTTGAAAAGTGGAACTTCTAATACCACGTTCTCAGACTTCCAGTGTCTGCATAATCTAACTCTCGATGATGATAATATTACAGAGTTGTCCAATTCAATTAGGGAGTTGATACATTTGAGATATCTTGATATTTCAAATACATGTATTAAAGACTTGCCGGAGTGGATTGGTGAACTCAGCCACTTGCAAACGTTAAGATTATCACGTGTTTCGTCTTCGCAGAAACTGGCAAACACGTTGAAGTACTTGGTTAACTTAAGACATTTGTATATCAAAGATGTAGAGTTGCCTGCGGAGATTGGGAGATTAACAAGTCTCCAAACACTACCTTGCTTCAAAGTGGGTGAAGAGAAGGGTTATCATATTGAAGAACTCGGAAATTTGAAAAatctcaaagaaaaattagttaTTACAAATCTTGAGAGGGTGTGTGACAAGGAAGAGGCTCTGAAAGCCAATATATTACAGAAGCAACACTTATCTGAGTTGCAGTTTGAATGGGGATTGGATTGTTGGGGTGAAAGAAATGATGAGAGTGTGTTGGAAGGTCTCAAACCTCATGCAAATCTGAAGGAGTTGAGCATTGATGGATACAAAGGCATAAAATTTCCAACATGGTTACGGGGTGAACCTCAAGGCTCTTGCTTACCACTTCATAACTTGATTCAGATAAAACTGGAGAGTTGTTCAGAATGTGAGGAAATAACATTGGACCACTTGCCAAATTTAAGGTCGCTCTTTATAAGGGAATTGAAGAGTTTGAAATGTTTGTCAAAGATGTTTTTCTATAACCATCGCAAGCTTTCATACTTGGACATTTGTTATTGTGATATGTTGGAAGCATTACCAGATGGGCTGGACACCCTCAATTCTCTGAAGGGGTTGAGAATAGTAGGATGTGGAAATCTGAAGTCGATGGGGAATCCAAGCTGCGGAGGAGGAGAAAATCAAGGAATCCTCCGTGAGCTGCGTATTTCTAACTGCGGAGAACTGATGGAATTGCCACGTCAAATGCTAGAGTTGTGGGGCCCTACAATTGAGGAACTTGAATTGGAAGGATTAAGGAGCCTAAAGAATCTACCAATGCTAGTTGACTGCATGGCTAAATCATCTACTCGTCTCACAACTTTAATAATCATGGGCGTTCCTAAATTGATGCCTGCTGGTAGTGTTGAGAGTTGGAATTTAGGTAGCTTAAAGACTTTAATGATAGATGTGAGTGAGGAGTGGTCAAGGGAGAATTGTGTTGGCATTAATGAGACTGTGAATGGCATATTGGAAGGCTGTTGCAACTCACTTGAGTGGTTAATATTAAGAGGGGTGGAAAATTGGGAGTGGCTGCCTCAATCAATTCAACGTCTCACTTCTCTTTATTGGTTAGAGTTAAAGAATATAGGGATAGAAGAATTGCCGCAATGGTTTGGAAACCTCTCAGCACTGAAGATGTTGGATCTATATGGCTGCACAAAGTTGAGGTGTCTGCCCTCTGTGGATGCATTCAAGCCCCTTACTAAATTAACAATGTTAGAAATTAAAAACTGTCCAAAGCTAAGTATTGATTCGGAGTGGCGCAACCATCCCAATCTCAAAATCAAGGTTGATGGCGACCGCATTTGA